The Cyanobacteriota bacterium region GCGGTTTCGCACTTTAGCGATCCCCACGGATGACCCCAAGTTGGCAGGTTTCACAAAACAGGGAGAACCTAAAGCCAGTTCTAATTCATTGCAGATTTGGGCAAAGCTGTGAGCATCTGAACGAATCTGATTGCGAGTAACAGCACGATAGGCAACCTGTGGTAAGCCCGCTTGGGCAAACACAGTTTTCATAGCAATTTTGTCCATACCTACAGCAGAGCCTAGTACTCCAGAGCCAACAAACGGCACTTGCATTAAGGTCAACAGGCCCTGAATGGTGCCATCTTCTCCATTAGGGCCATGGAGGACTGGAAACCAAACTTGTACTTCGGCTGCGATCGCAGGTAGCTGCCAAAGGGTTGGTGAAGCATCAGTTGAGG contains the following coding sequences:
- a CDS encoding D-alanine--D-alanine ligase codes for the protein MAALKVGLLFGGRSGEHEVSIRSAQAIARALTIGQNVDNYDVIPFYIHKDGRWQAGDTAQQVLASGSPLPPSTDASPTLWQLPAIAAEVQVWFPVLHGPNGEDGTIQGLLTLMQVPFVGSGVLGSAVGMDKIAMKTVFAQAGLPQVAYRAVTRNQIRSDAHSFAQICNELELALGSPCFVKPANLGSSVGIAKVRNR